One Campylobacterota bacterium DNA segment encodes these proteins:
- a CDS encoding thiamine-binding protein codes for MSVLLEFAMFPTSDECRKGASVSHQVARIIDMIDRSGLAYQLTPMGTIVECASVKEALGIVEKAYERLEECERVYSTIKLDIRKGELGRLKGKIASVEEKIGREVRH; via the coding sequence ATGAGCGTATTACTCGAATTCGCGATGTTTCCCACGAGCGACGAATGCCGCAAAGGTGCTTCGGTGTCCCATCAGGTGGCCAGGATTATCGATATGATCGACCGCTCCGGGCTGGCGTATCAGCTCACGCCGATGGGGACGATCGTCGAGTGCGCGAGCGTCAAAGAGGCGCTGGGAATCGTCGAAAAGGCGTACGAACGGCTCGAGGAGTGCGAGAGGGTTTATTCGACGATCAAGCTCGATATCCGCAAGGGGGAGCTCGGACGGCTGAAGGGGAAAATCGCATCGGTCGAAGAGAAGATCGGCCGCGAGGTGCGGCACTGA
- a CDS encoding chemotaxis protein CheW has protein sequence MHRDHLIGYMSDVQNFEKNMSSLSDKWDLLTLLGSMSNIGMDTSETRKAFEDLLDEPLVRLIQETFNKSLDELSSKAQSAIDILIRNLFERTADIGFLCTDDDIRHYLQFLKMAELSISDELRQLKMEKKEALTQRFAEYVAKYSVYENIILLDTKGRVLVQLDHDNPIGATKDPLLHESLQTHQGYVETFRPSDLTHNRPSLIYSYRVSDPDTDEALGVLCLVFRFEDELRSIFHKLTRENPYIALELLDQNGSVIASSSPYHVPVGSHLEAQNSPTHQTYYAGFEYLYKAVLTTGYQGYTGPGWIGHAMVPMHLAFRSSSHSSLSNDPMFEKVANTTEYFPQELKEILDKAKKIQTELDITVWNGNVQIANASNKENPFTKALLGEISKTGEETKKVFEQTVTNLNTAMLERYLEDLRFQSSLAIDIMDRNLYERANDCRWWALTTTFRESLAQRDLSSEERSKMGSILEYINSLYTVYATMFVYDRDGTIQAVSNGAHEHYVGRKVGHSWASDALRLQTTQEYIVSDFEPSPFYDNDHTYVYNACIRDFNGESIGGIGIVFDSRPQFQAMLDDILPKNEEGEIKEGMFALFVDRRGRVLSSTDASIEVGSTIALGESLLNLPCGRSHAQMIAYNGLYYAVGATCSSGYREYKHTDGYRNDVIAVLFRPIGECALAYEETPQRRVYVYPKPSGLEETCEISTFFIGNTLFAVESKEVVCSLMHQELTPILHASEYNLGVIGFDKRMVSVISLAKLMGMEKKYDKEHDTIIVVKADIDGQLLHLGLAVDAIFSSPEIPLRSISHYSNVLKNENSLTKAVIIPDRAEDFGNEMISIIDVPKIYAQLVQPYSRPLSRVMA, from the coding sequence ATGCACCGCGACCACCTCATCGGCTACATGTCCGATGTCCAGAATTTTGAAAAAAATATGAGTTCCCTTTCCGACAAATGGGACCTGCTGACCCTGCTGGGAAGCATGTCCAACATCGGAATGGACACCAGCGAAACGCGCAAAGCGTTCGAAGACCTGCTTGACGAGCCGCTGGTCCGATTGATCCAGGAGACGTTTAACAAGAGCCTTGACGAGCTCTCGTCCAAAGCGCAGTCGGCGATCGACATCCTGATCCGCAACCTGTTTGAGCGAACCGCCGATATCGGTTTTCTCTGTACCGACGACGATATCCGCCATTACCTGCAGTTCCTGAAAATGGCCGAGCTTTCGATCTCCGATGAACTGCGCCAGCTGAAAATGGAGAAAAAAGAGGCCCTTACGCAGCGTTTCGCCGAATACGTCGCCAAATACAGCGTCTACGAGAACATCATCCTGCTCGATACCAAAGGGCGCGTGCTGGTGCAGCTGGATCACGACAACCCCATCGGCGCGACCAAAGACCCCCTGCTGCACGAATCGCTGCAGACCCATCAGGGATACGTCGAGACCTTCCGCCCCAGCGACCTGACCCATAACCGCCCTTCGCTGATCTATTCGTACCGCGTCAGCGATCCCGACACCGACGAAGCGCTGGGGGTCTTGTGCCTCGTTTTCCGGTTCGAGGACGAACTGCGGAGCATTTTTCATAAACTGACGCGCGAAAACCCCTACATCGCCCTGGAGCTGCTCGATCAAAACGGCAGCGTCATCGCATCGTCCTCACCCTATCACGTTCCCGTCGGATCACACCTCGAAGCGCAGAATTCGCCGACCCACCAGACCTATTACGCGGGGTTCGAATACCTTTACAAAGCGGTCTTGACGACCGGATACCAGGGATACACGGGACCCGGCTGGATCGGCCACGCGATGGTCCCGATGCACCTTGCGTTCCGTTCGTCGTCGCACTCGTCCCTCTCGAACGACCCGATGTTCGAAAAGGTCGCCAATACGACCGAATACTTCCCGCAGGAGCTCAAAGAGATCCTCGACAAAGCCAAAAAGATCCAGACCGAACTCGACATTACCGTGTGGAACGGCAACGTCCAGATCGCCAATGCGTCGAACAAGGAGAACCCGTTTACCAAAGCGCTGCTGGGCGAAATCTCCAAAACAGGCGAGGAGACCAAAAAAGTATTCGAGCAAACCGTCACCAACCTTAACACCGCGATGCTGGAGCGCTATCTCGAAGACCTCCGGTTCCAGTCCTCCCTGGCAATCGACATTATGGACCGCAACCTTTACGAACGGGCCAACGACTGCCGCTGGTGGGCGCTGACGACGACGTTCCGCGAATCTTTGGCACAACGCGACCTCTCGTCCGAAGAGCGTTCGAAAATGGGATCGATCCTAGAGTACATCAACTCCCTCTACACGGTCTACGCGACGATGTTCGTGTACGACCGCGACGGAACGATCCAGGCCGTTTCCAACGGCGCGCACGAACATTACGTCGGGAGAAAAGTGGGGCACTCGTGGGCATCCGACGCCCTGCGCCTGCAGACGACGCAGGAGTATATCGTCTCGGATTTCGAACCGAGTCCGTTTTACGACAACGACCACACTTACGTCTACAACGCCTGCATCCGCGATTTTAACGGCGAGAGTATCGGAGGCATCGGAATCGTTTTCGATTCGAGACCGCAATTTCAGGCCATGCTCGACGACATCCTTCCCAAAAACGAAGAAGGGGAAATCAAAGAGGGAATGTTCGCCCTCTTCGTCGATCGGCGCGGGCGCGTCCTTTCCTCCACCGACGCATCGATCGAGGTGGGAAGCACGATCGCACTGGGTGAATCGCTGCTCAACCTTCCCTGCGGCCGAAGCCATGCCCAGATGATCGCCTATAACGGGTTGTATTATGCGGTAGGCGCGACGTGTTCGAGCGGTTACCGCGAATACAAACACACCGACGGATACCGCAACGACGTCATCGCCGTCTTGTTCCGCCCGATCGGCGAATGCGCCCTCGCCTACGAAGAAACGCCGCAGCGCCGCGTTTACGTCTATCCCAAACCCAGCGGGCTGGAGGAGACGTGCGAAATTTCGACGTTCTTTATCGGGAACACCCTCTTTGCGGTCGAGTCCAAAGAGGTGGTCTGCTCGCTCATGCACCAGGAACTGACCCCGATCCTCCACGCGAGCGAATACAACCTCGGCGTGATCGGTTTCGATAAACGGATGGTCAGCGTCATTTCGCTCGCCAAATTGATGGGAATGGAGAAAAAATACGACAAGGAACACGATACGATCATCGTCGTCAAAGCCGATATCGACGGCCAGCTCCTCCATCTGGGGCTCGCCGTCGATGCGATTTTCAGCAGCCCCGAAATACCGCTGCGATCGATCAGCCATTACAGCAACGTCCTCAAAAACGAAAACTCGCTGACCAAAGCGGTCATCATCCCCGACCGCGCCGAGGATTTCGGCAACGAGATGATCTCGATCATCGACGTTCCCAAAATCTACGCTCAGCTCGTACAGCCCTACTCCCGTCCGCTCAGCCGCGTAATGGCCTGA
- a CDS encoding protein adenylyltransferase SelO: MKLSDLVLTAPYLDLGPIFYHETTPSPLKNARLLSYNPDSARLLGLSPDTLEAAELVSLLNGRLLPKGGRYYAMCYAGHQFGHYVPRLGDGRAINLGKTGGWNLQLKGSGQTLYSRQGDGRAVLRSSIREYLMSEAMAGLGIPTSRALAIITSDEPVARERWETGAIVMRMAPSWIRFGSFEYFFHSNRHAELEKLADFLLNESFPELAHGPEPYVAMFGEIVRRTAELIARWQSVGFNHGVMNTDNMSAAGITIDYGPFAFMDTFESGYVCNHTDTYGRYSYDSQPGIGLWNLQRLALALSPLIPQAKLEEQLQRYAGWFSAKLTELLRAKLGLEEPREDDPELFRSLFRVLESGRVDMTPFFRTLSRFDGEREALLALSLTPEVLEEWLDVYEARLADNRKTTAQRHQEMLRTNPKYVLKNHILQEAIDQARKEDFSLVDDLLVLARDPYGEHPRFERYAHPTPHPLTNLKLSCSS, translated from the coding sequence ATGAAATTATCCGATCTCGTTTTGACCGCCCCGTATCTGGATCTCGGTCCGATTTTTTACCATGAGACAACCCCTTCCCCGCTCAAAAACGCGAGGCTCCTCAGCTATAATCCCGATTCGGCGCGCCTGCTGGGGCTCTCGCCCGATACCCTGGAAGCGGCAGAACTCGTATCGCTCCTCAACGGCCGGTTACTCCCCAAGGGCGGCCGATATTACGCAATGTGTTACGCCGGGCACCAGTTCGGCCACTACGTTCCGCGACTGGGCGACGGCCGCGCGATCAACCTGGGTAAAACCGGGGGATGGAACCTTCAGCTCAAAGGTTCGGGGCAAACCCTCTATTCCCGTCAGGGGGACGGAAGGGCCGTTTTGCGCTCTTCCATCCGGGAATACCTCATGAGCGAAGCAATGGCGGGTCTGGGGATTCCCACGTCCCGCGCCCTGGCCATAATCACCTCTGATGAGCCGGTAGCCAGGGAGCGGTGGGAGACAGGGGCCATCGTGATGAGAATGGCCCCTTCGTGGATACGGTTCGGGAGCTTCGAGTATTTTTTTCACTCGAACCGCCATGCCGAGCTTGAAAAACTTGCCGATTTTTTGCTGAACGAATCGTTCCCCGAACTCGCACACGGCCCGGAGCCCTACGTTGCGATGTTCGGCGAAATCGTCCGACGCACCGCCGAACTGATCGCACGGTGGCAATCGGTCGGATTCAACCACGGCGTCATGAATACCGACAACATGTCGGCGGCGGGGATCACGATCGATTACGGCCCCTTCGCGTTTATGGATACGTTCGAAAGCGGCTACGTCTGCAATCATACCGATACCTACGGGCGATACAGCTACGACAGCCAGCCCGGAATCGGCTTGTGGAATCTCCAGCGCCTCGCCCTCGCCCTCTCTCCCCTGATACCGCAGGCGAAACTCGAAGAACAGCTGCAGCGCTACGCCGGATGGTTCAGCGCCAAGTTAACGGAGCTCCTGCGTGCCAAGCTGGGGCTCGAAGAACCCCGTGAAGACGATCCCGAGCTCTTCAGGTCTCTGTTTCGCGTACTCGAGAGCGGTCGGGTTGACATGACCCCGTTTTTCCGTACCCTCAGCCGTTTTGACGGGGAGCGCGAGGCGTTACTTGCCCTCAGCCTCACTCCAGAGGTGCTGGAAGAGTGGCTCGATGTCTACGAGGCCAGACTCGCCGACAACCGCAAAACGACGGCGCAACGGCATCAGGAGATGCTCCGCACCAATCCTAAATACGTTCTGAAAAACCACATCCTCCAAGAAGCGATCGACCAAGCCCGCAAAGAAGATTTTTCGCTCGTCGACGACCTGCTGGTCCTCGCGCGCGACCCGTATGGCGAACACCCCCGCTTCGAACGTTACGCGCACCCTACCCCCCATCCCCTGACAAACCTCAAACTGAGCTGTTCGTCGTAA
- a CDS encoding efflux RND transporter permease subunit, translating to MYKKFENYLLSILNDPAKKKKVLWGTLGAFVFSVALIPTELVLAKMLPGKNNDTYSVYVDLPGGSSIEQTRQVSECVVGVLQNEPEALDAEVFLGTGSPLDFAGLIKGSHFKNSENVSEIVVNLTKKHDRDEPSYMMVQRLRPVIVKQCENLYPGTSIKFIEPPAGPPTMAAVVAEIYGNDAQGIRHLAERVKGVFKQTEGLVDIDIMQDEIYDKFEVRVNTDKISLSGLDVKHVNDVLYLAFEGMGVAVKNSQKATDQIPIFLTLTPEGKKFASRDKTAIEYKLAGLKLMNQMGMMVPITEVVEIVPVKSNPMIMSKNLHQMTNVLAETDMVSQVYPLMDARNMILETFDDEYEIRKIGLFNLELTDKKTGKIYELLWDGEMEVTLDTFVDLGGAFIAALVLIFLLMVVYYKSFVLSGIVLLGSFLSIIGVIVGHGIVDLFTADTFFLTATSLIGFIALIGISSRNSLLLIDFTKSLMVDKGMHKKEAIAYATATRAKPIFLTAAAIILASTLLASDAVFGGLGVSLIFGTIAAVIASLVVVPVLIDNSDLERHFDFKERKAVSIMEP from the coding sequence ATGTATAAAAAATTTGAAAATTATCTGCTCTCCATCCTCAACGACCCCGCCAAAAAGAAAAAGGTGCTGTGGGGAACGCTCGGGGCGTTCGTCTTTTCGGTCGCGCTGATCCCCACCGAACTTGTTCTGGCCAAAATGCTGCCGGGGAAAAACAACGACACCTACAGCGTCTACGTCGACCTCCCCGGAGGCAGTTCGATCGAACAGACCCGCCAAGTAAGCGAATGCGTGGTGGGGGTATTGCAAAACGAGCCCGAGGCGCTGGATGCCGAAGTGTTCCTCGGAACCGGTTCGCCGCTCGATTTCGCGGGACTCATCAAGGGATCGCACTTTAAAAACAGCGAGAACGTCTCCGAAATCGTCGTCAACCTGACCAAAAAACACGACCGCGACGAACCCTCTTACATGATGGTGCAACGGCTTCGTCCGGTGATCGTCAAACAGTGTGAAAACCTCTATCCGGGGACCAGCATCAAATTCATCGAACCTCCCGCGGGTCCTCCGACCATGGCCGCAGTTGTCGCCGAAATCTACGGAAACGATGCGCAGGGGATCCGCCACCTCGCCGAACGGGTCAAAGGAGTCTTCAAACAAACCGAAGGGCTCGTCGACATCGACATCATGCAAGACGAGATCTACGACAAGTTCGAAGTGCGGGTTAACACCGACAAGATCAGCCTTTCGGGACTTGACGTCAAACACGTCAACGACGTGTTGTACCTCGCGTTCGAAGGGATGGGGGTCGCGGTCAAGAATTCCCAGAAAGCGACCGACCAGATCCCGATTTTCCTGACGTTGACACCCGAGGGAAAAAAGTTTGCCTCACGCGACAAAACGGCGATCGAATACAAACTCGCGGGGCTCAAACTGATGAACCAGATGGGGATGATGGTCCCCATCACCGAAGTGGTGGAAATCGTCCCGGTCAAATCCAACCCGATGATCATGTCCAAAAACCTCCACCAGATGACGAACGTCCTGGCCGAAACCGACATGGTGTCGCAGGTCTATCCCCTGATGGATGCGCGCAACATGATCCTCGAAACGTTTGACGACGAATACGAGATCCGCAAAATCGGGCTGTTCAACCTCGAACTGACCGACAAAAAAACGGGGAAAATCTACGAACTGCTCTGGGACGGAGAGATGGAGGTCACCCTCGATACCTTCGTCGATCTGGGCGGAGCCTTTATCGCGGCGCTGGTACTCATCTTTTTGCTGATGGTGGTCTATTACAAAAGCTTCGTCCTCAGCGGAATCGTGCTGCTGGGAAGTTTTCTCTCGATCATCGGTGTTATCGTCGGGCACGGGATCGTCGATCTCTTCACCGCCGACACTTTCTTCCTGACGGCCACGTCGCTGATCGGTTTCATCGCCCTGATCGGGATCAGTTCACGCAACTCGCTCCTGCTGATCGACTTTACCAAATCGCTCATGGTCGACAAAGGGATGCACAAAAAAGAGGCGATCGCCTACGCGACGGCGACCCGCGCCAAGCCGATTTTCCTCACCGCGGCGGCGATCATTCTCGCATCGACGCTACTCGCCAGCGATGCGGTCTTCGGGGGGCTTGGCGTTTCGCTTATTTTTGGTACAATAGCGGCAGTCATCGCATCCTTGGTCGTCGTACCCGTTTTGATCGACAATTCCGATCTTGAACGCCATTTCGATTTCAAGGAGCGCAAAGCAGTTTCGATTATGGAGCCTTGA
- a CDS encoding efflux RND transporter permease subunit: MQPNAYQPKDIAGKLAKGFIRNPLTPILGIFLLVIGYIALMLMPREENPQMVVSGSTVIIALPGATASEVENVIVKPLERKLKEVKGIEHIHGMAMDNVAVINAAFYIGEEKEDSNLKIYDKIMQNMSILPKGAMQPIIKPLDIDVDIPVLSVAFYANDPKMDPTVLYDHVKAIQHHINGLPNVAVTDIKGAKKHQFNVLVDMNRLAGYNLSLGQIVQATQSLAYNVPEIKGKTQSNEIVMIGVRNAIENIDDVGNIIVAQYGGSAIYLRDVATVTAGSDIQNFKSALVTVRGEEGKFSPLKDQVTLTVSKLQGTNAVVIADSVKEELEKYKEQMKKEGISYVITRNDGERANEAVNELVFHLILSIVIIAILLIFVLGWRESLIVTFTVPAILAITLFIAYITGQTVNRITLFAFLLSLGLLVDAAIIVIENIHRHFHSAHAADQDADELMIEATDEIGAPTNIATLAIILTMVPMAFVGQMMGQFMKPIPANVPVALIASLFVAYIFTPYLAVRLLKKPDHHAEAH, encoded by the coding sequence ATGCAACCGAACGCCTACCAGCCCAAAGACATTGCCGGTAAACTCGCCAAAGGGTTCATCCGCAATCCCCTGACCCCCATTCTGGGAATTTTTCTCCTCGTCATCGGCTACATCGCCCTGATGCTTATGCCGCGCGAAGAGAATCCCCAGATGGTCGTCAGCGGTTCTACCGTCATCATCGCCCTCCCCGGAGCCACCGCCAGCGAAGTCGAAAACGTCATCGTCAAGCCGCTCGAACGCAAGCTCAAAGAGGTCAAGGGGATCGAGCACATCCACGGGATGGCGATGGACAATGTCGCGGTGATCAACGCGGCCTTCTACATCGGCGAGGAAAAAGAGGACTCGAACCTCAAAATCTACGACAAGATCATGCAAAACATGAGCATCCTCCCCAAAGGGGCGATGCAGCCGATCATCAAGCCGCTGGATATCGACGTCGACATCCCCGTCCTTTCGGTCGCCTTCTACGCGAACGACCCGAAAATGGACCCGACCGTCCTTTACGATCACGTCAAAGCGATCCAGCATCACATCAACGGCCTCCCCAACGTCGCGGTCACCGACATCAAAGGGGCCAAAAAACACCAGTTCAACGTCCTGGTAGACATGAACCGCCTCGCCGGCTACAACCTCTCGCTGGGGCAGATCGTCCAGGCAACGCAGTCACTGGCCTACAACGTCCCCGAGATCAAAGGGAAAACCCAGAGCAACGAAATCGTGATGATCGGGGTCCGCAACGCGATCGAAAACATCGACGACGTTGGCAACATCATCGTCGCCCAATACGGCGGTTCGGCCATCTACCTGCGCGACGTGGCCACCGTGACCGCCGGAAGCGATATCCAGAACTTTAAATCGGCACTCGTCACCGTGCGCGGCGAAGAGGGGAAATTTTCGCCGCTCAAAGACCAGGTCACCCTCACCGTCTCGAAGCTTCAGGGGACCAACGCGGTCGTGATCGCCGATTCGGTCAAAGAGGAACTCGAAAAATACAAAGAACAGATGAAAAAAGAGGGGATCAGCTACGTCATCACCCGCAACGACGGCGAACGGGCCAACGAAGCGGTCAACGAGCTGGTCTTTCACCTGATCCTCTCGATCGTCATCATCGCCATCCTCCTCATCTTCGTCCTGGGATGGCGCGAATCGCTGATCGTCACCTTCACCGTCCCGGCGATCCTCGCGATCACCCTTTTCATCGCCTACATCACGGGGCAGACGGTCAACCGGATCACCCTCTTTGCGTTTTTGCTCTCGCTGGGGCTGCTGGTGGATGCGGCGATCATCGTCATCGAAAACATCCATCGCCATTTCCACTCCGCGCACGCCGCCGATCAGGACGCCGACGAGCTGATGATCGAGGCCACCGACGAGATCGGCGCACCGACGAACATCGCGACGCTGGCGATTATCCTCACGATGGTACCGATGGCGTTTGTCGGGCAGATGATGGGGCAGTTCATGAAACCGATCCCCGCCAACGTCCCCGTTGCGCTGATCGCTTCGCTGTTTGTCGCCTATATTTTCACCCCGTACCTTGCCGTGCGGCTTCTTAAAAAACCCGACCACCACGCAGAGGCTCACTGA
- a CDS encoding efflux RND transporter periplasmic adaptor subunit has product MKFLITTIALASSLAAAGLNLSGSVISDNQKMITSRNMGFVTSVNVSEGSRVSKGQLLYTIDSREIDSAKTQVELGIAQAELSLQMYQNQYANLELNLERNKRLLQQDMVSKYEVENLELSKKNLQNMIAIAERQVNQAKARLKEVNNQYNYLRITAPNSGVVISKNIKVGEMAMPGMPAIVLADLNSLKIEVEVAENNLKLVPVGKRVKVSIPSVGYTGIGKVSAIIPSSNPMTHTFRIKVSFSAKQTVYPGMYATVEIQ; this is encoded by the coding sequence ATGAAATTTCTCATCACCACCATCGCCCTCGCCTCTTCCCTCGCCGCCGCGGGACTGAACCTTTCGGGAAGCGTCATCAGCGACAACCAGAAAATGATCACGAGCCGTAACATGGGCTTCGTGACGAGCGTGAACGTCTCCGAAGGCTCCCGCGTTTCCAAAGGACAGCTCCTCTATACGATCGATTCACGCGAGATCGATTCGGCCAAAACACAGGTCGAGCTGGGGATCGCCCAGGCGGAACTTTCGCTCCAAATGTATCAGAACCAATACGCCAACCTCGAGTTGAATCTCGAACGTAACAAACGCCTTTTGCAGCAAGACATGGTGAGTAAATACGAGGTCGAAAACCTCGAACTTTCCAAGAAAAACCTCCAGAACATGATCGCGATCGCCGAGCGCCAGGTCAATCAGGCCAAAGCACGCCTCAAAGAGGTCAACAACCAGTACAACTACCTCCGCATCACCGCTCCCAACAGCGGGGTCGTCATCTCCAAAAACATCAAAGTGGGAGAAATGGCGATGCCCGGGATGCCCGCCATCGTTCTGGCCGATCTGAACTCGCTCAAAATCGAGGTTGAAGTCGCCGAAAACAACCTCAAGCTCGTTCCCGTGGGCAAACGGGTCAAAGTATCAATCCCCTCGGTCGGGTACACCGGTATCGGAAAGGTCAGCGCGATCATCCCAAGCTCCAATCCGATGACCCACACGTTCCGCATCAAGGTATCGTTTTCGGCCAAACAAACCGTCTACCCGGGTATGTACGCTACCGTCGAGATCCAGTAA
- a CDS encoding TolC family protein: MSVLSRILSASLLLTSCHLQAAGLSLGEALDILHKQNLEIKTADLDAKTAETDVDIARGYHFGSLDLTQTFSRSNDPSNVFGFKLSSREATFGDFSADEFVANQMAGAPDLYTKPPKHLNYPGYHNYFQTKLTYMLPVYTGGKLSAYGDIAEKMEKIKKLDAEQVKTEKSYELRKSYYDMALLQNSIDHMSIIRDNIATLERTTQMMITEGYAKKVDLLEVQAKKANVERSLSEMEANKKLLYHYISFLLNRDVNEIELPRSDYPASAVGEDDVLANNIDLQKASKGLEVRESMVDLAYAPFLPQIGAFAETATADDTFGGDFGDHKGYTFGARLTWNLFNGGVDGASLEKARIERLKTKTQVELARKGIALQYDKIRTEIESLNAQVKSLEKELELASQIYRNYEGRYHEHLASMSDVIVKQSQQIEKILNLQMVKNQRNERIFALEKLSNGVK, encoded by the coding sequence ATGTCAGTACTATCCCGTATCCTGTCCGCATCGCTGCTGCTTACCTCCTGCCACCTGCAGGCGGCGGGGCTGAGCCTGGGCGAAGCGCTCGATATTCTGCACAAACAAAACCTCGAAATCAAAACGGCCGATCTCGATGCCAAAACCGCCGAGACCGACGTCGACATCGCCCGCGGCTACCACTTCGGTTCACTCGACCTGACCCAGACGTTCAGCCGTTCCAACGACCCCAGCAACGTTTTCGGCTTCAAACTCAGCTCCCGCGAAGCGACGTTCGGGGATTTCAGCGCCGACGAGTTCGTCGCCAACCAGATGGCCGGTGCGCCCGATCTGTACACCAAGCCTCCCAAGCACCTGAACTATCCGGGTTACCATAACTATTTCCAGACCAAACTCACCTACATGCTTCCGGTCTATACCGGAGGAAAACTCAGCGCGTACGGCGACATCGCCGAAAAAATGGAAAAAATCAAAAAACTCGACGCCGAGCAGGTGAAAACCGAAAAGAGCTACGAGCTGCGCAAAAGCTATTACGACATGGCACTGCTGCAAAACAGCATCGACCACATGAGCATCATCCGCGACAACATCGCAACCCTCGAGCGGACGACCCAGATGATGATCACCGAAGGGTACGCCAAAAAAGTGGACCTTCTCGAAGTGCAGGCGAAAAAAGCGAACGTCGAACGGAGCTTGAGCGAAATGGAAGCAAACAAAAAACTGCTGTACCATTACATCAGTTTTCTCCTCAACCGCGACGTGAATGAAATCGAACTTCCCCGCAGCGACTATCCCGCTTCCGCCGTCGGCGAAGACGACGTACTCGCCAACAACATCGACCTCCAGAAAGCGTCCAAAGGGCTCGAAGTGCGCGAAAGCATGGTCGATCTGGCGTATGCTCCTTTCCTGCCCCAGATCGGTGCTTTTGCCGAAACCGCCACCGCGGACGACACGTTCGGCGGAGATTTTGGAGACCACAAAGGCTATACCTTCGGAGCGCGTCTGACGTGGAATCTCTTTAACGGAGGCGTCGACGGCGCTTCGCTGGAAAAAGCCCGGATCGAACGGCTGAAAACGAAAACGCAGGTCGAACTGGCCCGTAAGGGAATCGCCCTGCAATACGACAAGATCCGCACCGAAATCGAAAGCCTCAACGCGCAGGTCAAGAGCCTTGAAAAAGAGCTCGAACTCGCCAGCCAGATTTACCGCAATTACGAAGGGCGTTATCACGAGCACCTCGCGTCGATGAGCGACGTCATCGTCAAACAGTCCCAGCAGATTGAAAAGATATTGAACCTTCAAATGGTCAAAAACCAGCGCAACGAACGTATCTTCGCCCTCGAAAAACTTAGCAACGGAGTCAAATAA
- the efp gene encoding elongation factor P — protein MATIGMGDIKKGVRLEIDGNPFKVVEFQHVKPGKGAAFVRMKVKNFKNGKVIEKTVHAGDKFEVPNMAHKTMQFLYDDGEMLQFMDNESYEQLGLTYDQCEEAMKWIKDGTNVQMVFHNNEAISVDAPEIMELKIVETPPNFKGDTSSASKKPATLETGAVVQVPYHVLEGDIIKVNTVEGEYLEKVK, from the coding sequence ATGGCAACAATCGGCATGGGTGATATCAAAAAGGGCGTGCGTCTGGAAATCGACGGCAACCCGTTCAAAGTCGTCGAATTTCAACACGTCAAACCGGGTAAAGGGGCGGCGTTCGTCCGTATGAAAGTCAAAAACTTCAAAAACGGCAAAGTGATCGAAAAAACGGTTCACGCCGGTGATAAATTCGAAGTGCCGAACATGGCGCACAAAACGATGCAGTTCCTCTACGACGACGGCGAAATGCTTCAGTTCATGGATAACGAAAGCTACGAACAGCTCGGTCTGACTTACGATCAGTGCGAAGAGGCGATGAAGTGGATCAAAGACGGTACGAACGTCCAGATGGTTTTCCACAACAACGAAGCGATCAGCGTCGACGCCCCTGAAATCATGGAACTCAAAATCGTCGAAACTCCGCCGAACTTCAAAGGAGATACCTCCAGCGCCTCCAAAAAACCGGCCACCCTCGAAACGGGTGCGGTCGTTCAGGTCCCTTACCACGTTTTGGAAGGCGATATCATCAAAGTCAACACCGTCGAGGGCGAATACCTCGAAAAAGTGAAATAA